Part of the Paenibacillus aurantius genome, ATCCCGTCCTCCTACCGCTACCAGCCGTAATTCAAGATTGTAGTTCTCTTTAATCCTTTCGGATTTCTCTTTTATAAGACGAATAAATTCTCGGCCTACGGTGCCAAAACCGGTTAATACAATTCTTATTTGGCGCATGTCCAATCCCCCGTTAGTATGAAACTTTGAAAAATCGATTCCCCTACCTTATCATGGATAAAAATAACATAAAAAAGCTTTGTAGAATATAGAAGTGACTACGATGGTTTAGGAGGGAAATGATGACTAAAAAACAGATCTTGATTGGGGGAATTGTTCTAACTGCGATTCTGATTCTGTACCAAATTTATTCATGGTATTCTTTTTTAAAGGACTGGTCAAATTTTTAAAACCAGCCGAACCCGTCCCAGTCGGATCCCCCGCGAAACTGGCGGCATAATAAGGGCGGGAGCAGTAGACCTGATGCTTGATGATTGTTGATTGTGATGGCCTAATAGGCTCCATAATTCCACCATTCGAACACAAGCAAAAAAAGAACGCGGCGTACAGCAATGTGTGGCGTCATTATTATTGAGAAAAATGGATTGAAAATCGTTGATTTATCAATCTGCTTTTTCATATTTAATGAGAAGAGAAAAAGTAAATTTGAATAAAAATTCGTCCTTTTCATAAATAATGCGAAAAACCGTATTTTAAGTTATGCATTATTTATGCAAAAAAGTGTATAAAGTTTTTCGCTTACCGCTCACTACCTAAACAAAAAAATACTTAACTAATGACTCATAAAGTCACAGTTAAGTACTTAAATAATGCAATTACTGAAATTTACTTATAATGCTAGATTAAATAGAATTTCTTCGACTTTCTTCTAATAAGATGTTGTTCATCTAGCATGTCAAAATCTATTTTTAAAATTTTGTGAGCTATTAAGCAAATTACAAGCTTTATTTATGTGCCACTCTGTAAGTCGGTCCTCTTCAAAAGCCAATATAGTTGCTTTAATTATTATCTCTTTAGTGTAACCTGGGAGTCCGCCCGACGTGAGATACAATTTTTCGGCTGCTTTTTGATCCGTAAGACATGACTTTTCGGAGAAAGGCAAGCAAGAATCAATTGCTTGAAGAAATATGTCATACTCATCTTCATCTAATGGAGACAATGTTACCCTAGATAGAATCCTACTAGCGAATGTTTCATTATGAACTGGTAATTTATTAGAAATTTCTAAACCAGAAAAAATAACTGAAACCTGTATAGCGTCAAGTAGAATTCTAAGCCATTCGACGGAATCTCTATGTATTCTTAGAGTAGTAGCATCGAAAAGATGCTCAATATAATCGAGCATAATCATTTCAATACCAAGTTGTGTAATTGACTCAACAACTTTGTTTGTCATTGATGATAAAAAGAGAGATTATTACGATAATTAACATCCATTTGTTCTAATAGACTTATGGCTAATTGCCTTGGTTTTGCTGAAGTGGCAATTTCAAAAAAAGTATTGGAAAAACTGAATCACTGATACATTTCTCCAAATACTTGTTTTTGTAAAAAGACAAAAGAGTTGATTTTCCAGTACCTGCCTGAGGTTCCAGTCAACAAAAGATTGCTAGGACATCCAATTATTGAGGATTCATGGCACTCAGAAATAGCGTCAAATACTTTCCTAAATTCGAAATAAATCACTTGATATAGCTATCAACGTTTTCCCCGCCTTTATATCGTACTTATTTAGTTCAATTACATCCAAGTGTTCCCACAAATTAATCTTTTAAACTTGGTTTGCTTTTAAAATGAATATGTAAATTGCCTAATCCTCTGTTTATTTAATTTTCTTGGGGTTATACTTACAGCCAAATTGTTTTGTTGCCGTGATGGGTAACCTTAATGAATTCATTATTTTTCATGAATAATTGTAACTTAACCCATAAAATTGCCGATTTTGCATACTTATGCTTCCGATTGACCATGGCAAAATTATGCTTCCAATATTTAAAAAACCTTGATATATAAGCATTTTTAACAAACCACCTCGCACTTTACACCGGGCAGTGAAGAAATAGGAAAGATCACCAACACTGAATAATGAACAGCTCGGCTCCGTTAATGCTAACACGATGACTTCCTAGGTTATAGCCATTAACGCGATGCTGACCGTTCGGTCCTGTGGAAAAACTGCCGACCAACTTTTCACCATTGTCGATGGCAAGATCGAATTTAATTCCTGCGGGTCAACCGCTTTTCGAACCTTACAAGTGAGTTCATCGTCCAAATAACGGATACCACTCCATCCTTTGCATTCACGCAAATCCAACCCGCATTTCCGATCACATATCCAAGTTGATACATTTAGCATTATTTCCGGCATCCAATGTCCTCCATGTTGTGGAATAAAAAAGGGAGACTCAAAATGTACATACGTATCCCGTATGTCCAAATGGTCTCAATGATCAATCGTAATTTCAGAAAATTTCCACAAGGGTAGTCAGCCACTCATAGCCGACTGTTGGTGCATCATTTAAGAAATAAAGCAGTTCCCAATATAATGTTGAGTCATAAGGTACCTTAAGCCCCTAAAAGTAACGACGATACAATTCTCTTCGACGTTACGTTCTCCACGTAACTGGGCGTATATCTGAGTAGTGGATGCCTTCTCATGCCCTAGCATCCCCTGAATAAAATCCAATGGTGCACCGTTATCAAGCAAGTGGCAGGCATATGTATGGCGAAACCGATGGGGGTACACGTTAGCAGCGACCTCTCCGCGACGTGCAAGCTTTTTTAAAGAATATCGTATTGTGGATATGGTCATTCGTCGAACAGGAAGAGAACCAGTCGCAAAGAGAGCTTTGCATGAATCCTGTCGGTTCTCAAGGTATCTCTTTAACCAAACCTTGCACTCTGTCGTAAAATAAACTTCTCATTGTTTAGAACCTTTCCCATTCACAATTACGGAGCAGTTTTCCCAGTTGATATCTTCCACATTTAATCGGTGGACTTCACCAACACGGCAACCCGTACAGTAGAGGAATTCTAATAGTGCATGCTCACGTGGAGTTTCACAGGTAATTTTAAGAAGAATAACATCTTCCTCTATCAAAAACTTCGGGATCCGTTTATCCACGTTTGGTTCTCTCAGTTTCAAAGTTGGATTTTTAGCAATGAGCCCTTCCTCAAATGCAAATCGGAAAATGGACCTTACGAACCGAATACGATGCCCCAAACTGCTTGGTTTCAATCTCTCCGACTGTCTCGCCAGATAATCTTTGAGCAAAGTTAGAGAAACTTCTTCGATTTCAAGGTTTCCAATTTCTCGTATCAGCACTTTAAGCTGCCCCCCAATTTATTTATTATCCTTAGCTTCGCATCATTTAGGAGGGTTTAATCTATTTTGTTTAATTTTGTTGCCAAGTTAGCTTGGCCGTTAGTGGAAAAGGCAATTCAAAATGATTGCTTAATGCATAGCCAACAAAGAAACCTACCGCCATCAAAATACGGGAATTACGTGGATAATTATTATTTACATGTCTCATTTGCATAGATAATTGCATATAAATAAGCACAAATGGATAGACTGGTATCTAATCTTGGAGGTGCAAAATGGATCGGAAAGATAGCTGGACTGTAGAAGACGACTTATTGCTTGCTGAAACAGTGATTGATCACATTAAAACTGGGAGTACGCAACTAGCTGCATTTGAAGAGGTTGGAGCGCGTTTAGACCGTACAGCAGCGGCTTGTGGATTTCGTTGGAACTCTACAGTTAGAAAACAATATGAGGATACCGTTAAAGAAGCGAAGATTCAACGGTCTGCTCAGAAGAAGGTCAAAATAGCTAGTGTTATTCCGATGAGGAAGGACGACGCAGTAGGAACGGGCGAGAATGTTATCAAGAAGCATATACAAGAAGTAATTCATTACATCGAGAAACTGGAACATACAATCAAACTTCAACAAGAAGAGATTGAGGATTTAAATAACAAACTGGCAGAAGAAAAATCCGGGAAAATTGCAAGTGAAGATCTGGATAGTCTCATGCATATAATCCTTCGCGCAAAAGAAATGGGCACGTTGAATAAGGCTAACTGAATTTCGAGCCATGCTTATGCATGGCTCTTTTTTACTTTCAATTTTCTGTAATAGGCCACGAGTTCTCGTTTCCGGCTAGCTGAGTTTCCGCGCGGAACGCAGTAAAAGCGATGGATCGGTTCCATCGCTGTACTCTCGTACCCGTTAGCGGAATGAACCGTTCTCAAGGCAAGTTTCATAAAAAGTCCATCCCTCATAGGATGGACTTTACTCAAATCATATTTCTGCCTGCTTGTGAAACTGTTCCTTTGTGAGAACATGCAATAACTCACCGTTACACTCCTCGTAATCACCTGTCAAACCCATTAGTTCGCGTCCAAACACAAAACCCAGTTTCTTAATTACTCCTATTGACGCAGTATTCTGTGAATTGGCCTTAGCGAACAATCGGTCTAATCCAATAACATTGAAGGCATAGGCTGTCAACGCGGCGGCTGCTTCAGTTGCATAACCATTACCCCAATAGTCACGGCCAATTAAATAATACAGTTCTTTATCAGGTGCACTTAAATCAAGTACGCCCACACCACACCAGCCGATGAAATTGCCTGTTGCTTTGCTTCGAATCGCAAATGAGTATTTAAATGGCATGTTAAAGGGTGTATTGTAACTGTCGATTAGCCACTTGAATAGTCCTTTATATTCTTCGAACGATAAAACTCCCATATGCATATAAGTGAACAATTCTGGGTTTTGCATCAGCTCAAACGATTCCACCAAATCACTTTCGTTGTAAGGACGAATGATTAGACGCTCTGTTTCCAATCGCATCCCAGATAATTCGGTTTTCATCTTGTTTCTCCTCTTGTCTATATATTTGTTTTTGATCATGTATCAGACCTAGAGTGCGAAATATGGCATACCCACCACTCACTTTCCACGCATTTTATCTATTAACATAATCTGTTTCCCAGGAAAGATACAATGGATAATTTGATTTTAATCGAAGTTACCATCTGGATAATACCTTACTCTACTGCCCGTAAGCGGAACAAGCGGCTGATGATGTCGGCCGCTTGTTGTGATTGTGTTATCGTACCCGTTAGCTGAATGGTTTATTGTTTAGAATACGTAAGGTCTCAATGGTTTTAATAACAACCTTTGTCTTTTCCTCTTTGGAATTTTTATTGACTTCTAACATGTCTAATATATCCTTGCTCTTCCTAAGTAACAACACATCAGAGTACATATCGATGCTTTTCTCTTCAATTGAGCTAAGTGGTCTGACTGATTGATAACCGTTTAAGACTGCTTTATATACGATATTATCAAAACAAAGCCTTATCACCGCTAAATCATGTATCCTCCATCCATACGCGCAATGATCGAAATCGAAAATTTTAAAACCATGTACTGGACTATAGTGAACGTTAGACGGGTTTAAGTCTCCATGAATTAAGCCAAATGCCTCATTAGTTGTAGGAAGTTGATTAATCTGCTCATACATGATGTTTGCACGAGTTTTAAAAAAGGATATATCGGATAAATTTAGGGTTCCGATATACTTTTCCAAAGTTTCTAATGGCTCATTTATCAAATATCCTTGATCAATTTTAATTCGAGAATGTTCGCTTTTAAACTCATCGGCTTTCTTATGAAGAGAAGCGACTAATTTCCCGAAGAACATTGCATCGCTGGGATTAATATTTCCTATATGACTACCTTCAGCATGATCAAATAAGGCTATATATCGAAGCTCATTTTTACAATGTACAGTGTTTAGGGTTTCATTTTTAATACTTCGAATTGGAAAAGCTACAGATACCCCATTACTGTGTAGATACTCCAGGAAATCCAGTTCAAAACGAATATCTGTAATATTTCTTATGTATCTTTTTTTATTTTTATAAATCCTTAAAATAAATTTACTTCCATTCGCATCAATGGAGTAATGATCATTAAAACTTCCTCTTAGGAATTTACACTTTATTGGACTTGAAAGACTGTATATCTTATCTAAGGCATCAAGTAGTAGATCTTCTCCCAGCATCTCGCCGCTAATGATCATATCACTCCTATTTTCATTTTCACTAAATTTTAACACAATATGGAATTAAACTCTTCTTCCCCTTAGCGTAAAGAAGCTGCCGATCTTTTCCCGCGGCAGCTTCTTGATGGGTTTATTAAGCTCTTGTACACCCGTTAGCGGAATGAACTCACGTCTTTCCAGCGTGACCTTGGTTCATCCGCCTTTGGGCTTTTACACATTTTACCGTACATTACTGTCCACGAGTCAAAGGTATGGACGGCCCTTTTCTCACTCATCTAGGAACCTTAGTCTTTGCCTGCGGCTTTCTTGCGGTATTCTTCCCCCGTGTCGACGACCCTCGTCATCCGTTCCAACCGGTAATACTCGACCTCGCCGGACTGCTCGCACAAGGCTATTAGATAGACCCCATTCGCTTGGGAATACGTGCGAAAGGGATGCACCACCACCTCATACTCCTCTTCCTCGTCCGTATATGCAATACGAAGCTTATGGCTCTGCCGGATGGCTTCGTCCACCTCATGCTTCCGGTCGGCAAGTGCGGAATCCGCACGAAATATCGGCAAGTCGCTGTTCTCCGGTTGATACGGTACGAATCGTTTCAGTGTCTGGACGACGCGGTCGAGACCTTCGACGTATCCTATGGATTTCGCGGCTTCCTCGTATTTGTAGATGAGGAAGCTCAAGATCCGAAGATCGGTCTCAGACAGAAACACGGAAGGCAAAATGTAAGCTTGATTCGAGTATTCATACCCTCGCTCTTTGGCATTGTAACTCATCGGAGCGAGTAGGGAGTTCTGCATATACTCGATGTCCCGACCGGCCTGTCGGACCGAGATCTCGAACCGTTCAGACAGCGACCGGGCATTCGGATAGCGGCGGCTGCGAATTTGTTCGTCAAACCACAGAATCCGATGCATGTTGCTCATGGGGAATCACCACCATCCCGGGGACTTAAAATCAAAAGGCGTGATCTTGGGAGTACGGCGAACCGCCTCTTGAAGGACATGTTCCGCATCCTCGGCATGAACAAGCCTGTCGAAGGTCTCGTTGTGATGGAAGGCGGGAATGAAGTTTGGGTACTGGTACGCGCCATCTTGGCCGTATTGCAGTTCCTTGTAGAAAACGGCATACATAGGGTCCGCCTTGTGGCCGCTCTGATCCGCCGTCTTCCGGTTTGCCGCCAGGTTTAGAACGGTCCACAGCTTGTCGACGCCTTCCCCCGGAAGAGCAAGTTTGCGGAGAAAAGCCCAGGCAAGTTCGCGATTGCTGCAAGTCGTAGAGATACCATACCCATACACTTGAAAAATGTTCGATTTAGGATGCTTTTTGCCGCCCGGGAAACCCACGACTCCGAACTTTTCCTTCTGTTCTTTAGACATGGGTTTGATCGCCCAGTTCGCATCCAGATACATGGACATTTTCTCATGAATAAAGCAAGCCATCCAAGAATCCTGCCCAACCCCCATTCTCGGCGACACGTCCTCGTCGAACAAGGACAAGTATTGCCGGAACCCTTCTATGGTCGACGGATGGTTCAGATAACCTTCCAGTTCGACGCCGTCTTCCGATATGAAAGATCCACCGCAATTCCAGACAACCGGTTCGACGTAGAGCATATATCCGAAGCTCGTAAAGGCACCGTGTCGGATCACGTTCCCGCTCTCATCCCGCATCGTCAATTTCCTTGCCGTATCTTTGAAGTCCTCCCACGTCCATCCGTCTTGCGGATACGGTAACCCCGCTTCCTCAAAATGCTGCTTGTTGTAGAAGACCCCGAGCGTCTCAGTCATGACCGGCAACGCCCCGATCCGTCCGTTCGATTCTACGGACTGTGCGATGCGCGGAAAATAGTTGCCCATGTCGACCTTGTCTCGCAGGATAAATTCCCGCAGATCGGACAAGATCCCGGCATCCAGGCATTGCCCCATGTTGGTGCCTTCCCACTCCACAATGTCCGGGCCTTCACCGCTCGTGAGCCTACGGATCAACTCTGCCTTGTTCGGCACGAGTTCCAGTACTACGGATACGTCCGGGTTCTCCTTGCGGAATTGCTTGACCGCTTCCTGAATGACCGCCATCCGTTGATCGTCATGCGTCGCGATGGTAAGCTTCATTCCTTTCGCCTCCTTAAGATGTCTTGCCATTCCAGTATAGGAAGGATCCCCTGACATATCGTGTCCGACCAAGAAAATAAGTGAGTGAAAATTCCTAAGCAGCAACATCTATCTCCATAAGATGAACAAATTCCGTTGTTCAGCTTATTCCAATTCGTTAAGATTTCCTTCAAGAAGTGTTTACTACGCAATGCTGCCCGTTAGCTTAACGAGGCTGCCGTACTTATTCGCGGCAGCCTCGTTAATTTCCTTTATTTTACTATCGTCTCTCGTTAGCAAAATCAATTACCGGAGTTGATTACCATGAAAAATCTTGAGAATGAAATCACGATCAGGAACCTCTAATTTGGAATAAGATTTTAGGAACTCTGTATTGTCATACTTAACCTCCTTCAACTCAATCCTTGATTGCCCTTCAGCAATATGTACAAGTGCAAACCGAGCGGCAGGTTTATCGTAACAACCAAGTGAACCTGGGTTCAGAAACGTATGATCATGATTCGCAAAGTAATGGCTGGGATGATGATGGCCGAAACAAATTAGGTTTTCTTGACGGTCAGAAAATAGCTCAACGAGATTGGGTAAGCTGGGTTCAACAACAGAACTAAAGGGGTCTTTACTAATGTGCTCTTTAGATTTTTCTTGATTTATATGGTAATGAATCATCAATACGTCTAAGGCTTCCTGCCTAAATTTTATAGCCCTGGGCAGAGTGTTCAGCTTTTGAATAAGTGATTCCTCCAGTCTACTTGCTATCCATTCATGATGGCTTCTTACATGCAAATGGCTAATTGGGTATTCGTCTCCGTTAAGAAGTGCTAAAACTGCCTCATCATGGTTACCTGTTATCATAGAAATATCATTCCTGGCGAACAGCATGTGTAACACTTCATTACTATCAGGACCGATACCGATCATGTCACCAAGACAAAATATACGGTCAACCCCTGATTCATCAATTGCTTGAAGAGCAGCTCTCAATGCTGGGTAATTACCGTGTATATCGGTTATAACAGCAAACATCTTTTTAGGTCTCCTTTTCAGCCTTTATATATGTAGCTATCCAGCCTCATACTTAATGATTGGCCTAGAGGCAATAAAAGCGATGGGATCCACAGCTGCTCTCTCGTACCCGTTTAGCTCAATGATTCATGTTAGCAATCAAATACTGAAATCCCACTTCATTTATTCGATAACGGCCCGGCTTCCCCGGCCAGCAGCTTCAAATTCTTCTCGATCTCACCGTCAATCGCCGATCCCCAACCATCAGGAATTTGCGGTTTATTAATGAGGTGGAGCATAGTGGATATGTCGGCAAGCTTGGACAGCGCGTACCACTCCTCAGGCAAAGGCTCTCTCGCCTTACGGTTGTAGCCTTCCTGGAAGGCGGCAATGGTATCTGCGCCGATATAGCGCTCGACTTGCGTCCTTGTCCTGAAGAATTTGCCTATGTCATAAAAGACAGGCGCCGCGAAACAGTACTCGTAGTCGATGAAACAAGGCTCCAATGAAGGCGTGACCATAATATTGGAGAAAATGAAATCGCCATGCGAGAACACATGCTTGTCTGCAATCCTCTCTACCAATGCGGCGTGATTCACCAGGAATTGCATGCACTTCTCTTTAGTTGAAGGTTGAATATGGGTTCCTGCAAGGCCGTTTAGTAAGGTGTAATATTGGCTCGCGAAGGATTCAAGCTGTTCCGCGATCTGCAAATGCTCGTCTAACAGCGCCATATGAGAATATTCGGTTTGATGCAGCAAGGCAAGCGAGCTGCTGATTCGATGCACGACATCGTCGGGACATCCCTCGTTCTCGGTAATAAAGTCCCCTAGCGTCGAGCCTTCAATAAACACCATGATTAGGTAAGAAAAAGGGGTAATCTGCTTGCTATCATCGAAATAGAAAATCTCTGGGGCGCGAATCTTTGCTTTTGCATACTGATAGGCTGCCGCCTCAATCCCGCTGTGGTCGTTGTTAGCGGGATAAATCCTTAACACATACTTGCTACCGCTGTCTGTCCGTAAGGCATAATTGCTGGTGCTCATGCCTTTCGTCAAGGGCGAGACTTGGGTAATGCTTGCCTTGGAGTCGAAAGCAGCGAACAGCCTCCTGACCATGTCTTCGTTAACCGTTTGAAAATCAAACAGTCTAGCCGAGTCTTTCACCGTAGGCCCTTCCTAGTCGAATTCTAGGGTCAAATTCATTAACAAATTCTCTGATGCTAAAAAATCACCCACATATTCCTTGGACAACTTCTTTTTATTAATAACTACCAACCCCCGATGCAAATATTACTATACTGAATTTAATGGTAACTGCTCCCTGGGACTTTAGTTTAATGATCCTTCATTAAATATTAATTCATCATCGTCTGACTATAATAGTCATGAAGTGAGGGTGGCCACACGCTTTTAAACTACTAAATCTCATTCCTCTGACTTTTCCATTGCTTATCCAGACACCAGACTTACAAAAGATTGCTGCTAATTGACTAGCAAGTTGAGCTTCTGCAACAGTCAATTCTAGTGATTCCAATATGAATTTTCCTATTCCTTCAACTTCTGTACCATTACCAAGTTTGCTTACGTTATTAGCAAGAGGTGTATCTGGATGACTCTTTACAAAATTATGTATTGCAGAAATCAATTCAGCCGAAAATGAATATTCGTGAAAGTCCCTTTTGACACTTACATTGTTACTTGAGTCTATGTACCATTCAAATCTCTTTTGCTTGGCTCCCAGAGTATGATTTATAGCGCTTTTCATATTTATCTCCTCTATGGACATTAAAAAATAGAAAAAGTCCAGCAGCAGGTAAATGTTACAATGGGAACTCCTTACGGGACAATATCTTGTTACTTACAAAGTCTGAACTTCAAATAGCTCTCTACTACTCTTACCATAAGGAACACAGAGATCATCTAATTTTCCTTTTAAGCATAAATTCCTGGCAAAATGCTTTCGCCACCGATTACCAGTATCCTCAACATCAACTATAATATGATTCGCTCCAACTTCGATAAGTGCTAATGAAATGAAATCCTGTTTTAGTCCTTTCCAGTTCGAAGGATCATCAATATAGTGTTCTAGAAAAATTAGTTGTTCTTGGCTAAAGTAAGCACTCTTCTTTTTCAAAGAAAATTTTAGTCTCACTCACCTTCACCTCTTATCACGCAGTTCAATTACCTTTTTCAATCTCTCTTTATAGCGCTCTAGTTTTGGACGCTTGTCTGAGCGCAAATCACTAATCTTCTCGAAAACCTTAATAGCTTTTCTAAGCACCCTTATTTCATCATTGATCCTTTTTTGCTTTCTATAGATATCACACAAACTGTCATAAGGGTGACTTCCGTCAAAACCCTTTTCTACATTTTTTTCATACAACTCAATAGCAAGTTCAATTTTGCCTTCCTTTTCATACTCAGATCCCTTAAGATTTCTCTCAACCTTCATTTTTTCTGAGTCCCTAGTCCGTGCCGGTTCAACAACTACTTCTTTTATTTTCTCGACTTGTTTAGGCGAACTCAAAAGCCGCTTCAAAAAAGTGATCATTGTTATCTCCTCAATGAATCTACCGACTTTACAAAACTTGGAACAAGACTATAGTACCACATCAAAAAATAACCAACAATAATAAGGTTGCTTTGCTCAGATTAATTGTATTTCAAGGATATCCTGCAATTTAATCCAAACGAAATCACTATTATGTATGAGTTTGATTTGCTTATTTAATGTGTCTATTTTATCAATGCAGCCGATATGTATATGATCCTCATAATCATCGAAAACCGAAACCTTTACTTCATTGTCTGTGAAAATTGCTTCGGATATCACTCTTACTAGTTCCATAATTCTCTGCTCGTCCAGGATAGGTTTCTCTTTGATGTTCAAGTCTCGCCTATATGTAATAATGCGATCTCGATGTTCCGGCAGCATCATGCGTGACGCTTCCCAAATCCCATTCCCTACGAGTTTCTTTCCCATATTTAATCGCACCACCTATAAGAACATTTGTTCTTATTATATTCTGGATGGCTTAAGTTATGCAAGAAACAAAAAGACCCATCCTAAGGACAAGTCAACTTAATTTCTATGCGGCTTTATTCTTATCATCTGGGATAATCACTGGCTTTATTTGTTTCATCTTAATTTGATTATCACGATACCCATTCCAATAATATATTCGGGGATAACGGAAGATGAGTATATACTCGTTCAACAAACTTACTCCAACAAATCCAATAAGTTTCCAATCAACCTGAGTTAATATCTTCAATTTTCATCCCCTCCATATTATATTTTATTCAAGGATAAGTTCGTCCAATTCAATATGCAGCAAACAAAAAGACCCATCGTTAAGATGAGTCCCTTTATTTGTAGCATATTTTTTAATGTCAATGTATCCTATTAGTAACACATGCGAGTTACCGTTCTTCGCCGCAAGACGCAAACCTTCGCGGATATGCGCTCCCCCAACACCTTGTTTCTGATGGCTGGGTTTAACTGCAAACGCATAACACACGATGTAACCTGCAGGTCCATCGATCCACGTTCCACCAAAGCTTGAGATGCTCGTGGCGGACCGAGAGGACTTGCCCCCCGACGAGTGAATGCTCTGTTATCGGAAGTATCATTCTTCCCCGTATCCACCTTTAAGTTCTTACTCTAACTTCAAGTCATTATCAATTAGTCCTCTTTCCTTCAGGCTTTTAACGATTTCATTTATATCAATACTTCCATTAACATTTTTTTGAAAAAGGTTCAAGTCCACCTTCCCATTGTGATCTAAATAACCCTTTGCAACTAGCGCATCAGAAATGTAATTACGTGCAGCAACATACACGTCATATGCATCATAAGCTTCATTCCCAGTAACATAAGTCCTACCTTGATGGACAATCTGATTTCGCAAGTTATAAAGTATTTCATACCAATTTTTTATAGGCCCTAGAGTGTTAAATCTCAAATCTACTCCTAGTTGCTTAGCAAGATGCTGTTCAATAACATTACGGAAAGCGTATGAACTTACCTTTTCAATTTCTTCAGTACTTACACCTTGCTTTGTCAGTATTAACCTATGGGTATTTCGTATAAAAATTTCAAAAGAAGTTTGAAGATCAATAATAGCATCAAGATGTTGTTCTCTATAAAGATGCGACTTTGCAGAATCAAAGAACTTGTCCACTAAGAATTGCTCCGGGTAAAGTTCCCAAGTATGAAGAGTATTCCCTAACCTCTTCATACCTTCTGTGCTCAATAGTATCTCTTTTCTTAATACTTCCTGTGGTTTTGTTAAGTACAGACAACTTTCTCCGTTCAAATCTATAATTAAATATTGGGGTAAATCCGCTATGGTAATATTGTATAGATAATCTAGACCAAAACAGGTTCTAAGTGCGTCAATAAATTTATTAATATATTCTATACATTTAAGAACTAAAACTCTGTAGCTATCCTCTTTAGTTACCTCGTC contains:
- a CDS encoding helix-turn-helix transcriptional regulator gives rise to the protein MSNMHRILWFDEQIRSRRYPNARSLSERFEISVRQAGRDIEYMQNSLLAPMSYNAKERGYEYSNQAYILPSVFLSETDLRILSFLIYKYEEAAKSIGYVEGLDRVVQTLKRFVPYQPENSDLPIFRADSALADRKHEVDEAIRQSHKLRIAYTDEEEEYEVVVHPFRTYSQANGVYLIALCEQSGEVEYYRLERMTRVVDTGEEYRKKAAGKD
- a CDS encoding tetratricopeptide repeat protein, with amino-acid sequence MITFLKRLLSSPKQVEKIKEVVVEPARTRDSEKMKVERNLKGSEYEKEGKIELAIELYEKNVEKGFDGSHPYDSLCDIYRKQKRINDEIRVLRKAIKVFEKISDLRSDKRPKLERYKERLKKVIELRDKR
- a CDS encoding phosphotransferase produces the protein MLKFSENENRSDMIISGEMLGEDLLLDALDKIYSLSSPIKCKFLRGSFNDHYSIDANGSKFILRIYKNKKRYIRNITDIRFELDFLEYLHSNGVSVAFPIRSIKNETLNTVHCKNELRYIALFDHAEGSHIGNINPSDAMFFGKLVASLHKKADEFKSEHSRIKIDQGYLINEPLETLEKYIGTLNLSDISFFKTRANIMYEQINQLPTTNEAFGLIHGDLNPSNVHYSPVHGFKIFDFDHCAYGWRIHDLAVIRLCFDNIVYKAVLNGYQSVRPLSSIEEKSIDMYSDVLLLRKSKDILDMLEVNKNSKEEKTKVVIKTIETLRILNNKPFS
- a CDS encoding ABC transporter substrate-binding protein, with protein sequence MKLTIATHDDQRMAVIQEAVKQFRKENPDVSVVLELVPNKAELIRRLTSGEGPDIVEWEGTNMGQCLDAGILSDLREFILRDKVDMGNYFPRIAQSVESNGRIGALPVMTETLGVFYNKQHFEEAGLPYPQDGWTWEDFKDTARKLTMRDESGNVIRHGAFTSFGYMLYVEPVVWNCGGSFISEDGVELEGYLNHPSTIEGFRQYLSLFDEDVSPRMGVGQDSWMACFIHEKMSMYLDANWAIKPMSKEQKEKFGVVGFPGGKKHPKSNIFQVYGYGISTTCSNRELAWAFLRKLALPGEGVDKLWTVLNLAANRKTADQSGHKADPMYAVFYKELQYGQDGAYQYPNFIPAFHHNETFDRLVHAEDAEHVLQEAVRRTPKITPFDFKSPGWW
- a CDS encoding GNAT family N-acetyltransferase, which codes for MIKNKYIDKRRNKMKTELSGMRLETERLIIRPYNESDLVESFELMQNPELFTYMHMGVLSFEEYKGLFKWLIDSYNTPFNMPFKYSFAIRSKATGNFIGWCGVGVLDLSAPDKELYYLIGRDYWGNGYATEAAAALTAYAFNVIGLDRLFAKANSQNTASIGVIKKLGFVFGRELMGLTGDYEECNGELLHVLTKEQFHKQAEI
- a CDS encoding RsfA family transcriptional regulator, which produces MDRKDSWTVEDDLLLAETVIDHIKTGSTQLAAFEEVGARLDRTAAACGFRWNSTVRKQYEDTVKEAKIQRSAQKKVKIASVIPMRKDDAVGTGENVIKKHIQEVIHYIEKLEHTIKLQQEEIEDLNNKLAEEKSGKIASEDLDSLMHIILRAKEMGTLNKAN
- a CDS encoding metallophosphoesterase family protein — protein: MFAVITDIHGNYPALRAALQAIDESGVDRIFCLGDMIGIGPDSNEVLHMLFARNDISMITGNHDEAVLALLNGDEYPISHLHVRSHHEWIASRLEESLIQKLNTLPRAIKFRQEALDVLMIHYHINQEKSKEHISKDPFSSVVEPSLPNLVELFSDRQENLICFGHHHPSHYFANHDHTFLNPGSLGCYDKPAARFALVHIAEGQSRIELKEVKYDNTEFLKSYSKLEVPDRDFILKIFHGNQLR
- a CDS encoding phosphotransferase family protein, coding for MKDSARLFDFQTVNEDMVRRLFAAFDSKASITQVSPLTKGMSTSNYALRTDSGSKYVLRIYPANNDHSGIEAAAYQYAKAKIRAPEIFYFDDSKQITPFSYLIMVFIEGSTLGDFITENEGCPDDVVHRISSSLALLHQTEYSHMALLDEHLQIAEQLESFASQYYTLLNGLAGTHIQPSTKEKCMQFLVNHAALVERIADKHVFSHGDFIFSNIMVTPSLEPCFIDYEYCFAAPVFYDIGKFFRTRTQVERYIGADTIAAFQEGYNRKAREPLPEEWYALSKLADISTMLHLINKPQIPDGWGSAIDGEIEKNLKLLAGEAGPLSNK